The following proteins are co-located in the Candidatus Phytoplasma asteris genome:
- the lpdA gene encoding dihydrolipoyl dehydrogenase, with the protein MKNYDVLVIGGGPGGYVAAIKAAQMGAKVALVEKHKLGGICLNYGCIPTKAYLKSAKMYKDIKRCADFGIKVQNGVSFDWSSILSRKNKIVAQLTTGISFLLKKNKIDFYHGFASVLSPCEVQVDTNLLHTQKLIIATGSTAFVPPIPGAQEAYQKGILKTSKELLQLESYPSKVTIVGGGVIGVEFATIFNSFGSEVTILERQDTILNGMDREVVVAYTKKLQADGIQILNQVEVTKINDNQTTYTQKGNAKTITSDVILMAVGTKANLAGLEKLNLALNRNSVQTDNFCQTSIPGVYAIGDVNGKHMLAHVASHEGIVAVTHALEQKAHPINYDRVPACIYGFPEIASIGMTEQQAKEKQMDYKASKISLGAVGKSLADGEKEGFAKLIVCKKHLEILGMHIYAYNATELISEMAVGMELEGTAYELSQAIHPHPTLSELTFEALLGAVDKPIHA; encoded by the coding sequence ATGAAAAATTATGATGTTTTAGTGATTGGTGGAGGTCCTGGTGGATACGTTGCTGCCATTAAAGCTGCTCAAATGGGTGCTAAAGTTGCTTTAGTAGAAAAACATAAATTAGGTGGTATTTGTCTTAATTATGGCTGTATTCCTACCAAAGCTTATTTAAAAAGTGCCAAAATGTATAAAGATATCAAACGTTGTGCTGATTTTGGAATTAAAGTACAAAACGGCGTTTCTTTTGATTGGTCCTCCATTTTATCACGCAAAAATAAAATTGTTGCTCAACTTACTACAGGTATATCTTTTCTCCTGAAAAAAAATAAAATTGATTTTTACCATGGTTTTGCAAGTGTTCTTTCTCCTTGCGAAGTCCAAGTAGACACTAACTTATTGCACACCCAAAAATTAATTATTGCAACAGGCAGTACCGCTTTTGTTCCTCCTATTCCAGGTGCCCAAGAAGCTTATCAAAAAGGCATTCTTAAAACTAGTAAAGAATTACTACAACTAGAAAGCTATCCTTCCAAAGTTACTATTGTAGGAGGCGGTGTTATTGGAGTAGAATTTGCAACTATTTTTAATTCTTTTGGTAGTGAAGTGACTATTTTAGAAAGACAAGACACTATTCTAAATGGTATGGATAGGGAAGTTGTTGTTGCATACACTAAAAAACTTCAAGCAGACGGCATCCAAATTTTGAATCAAGTAGAAGTAACTAAAATTAATGACAATCAAACTACCTACACTCAAAAAGGCAATGCCAAAACAATTACTTCGGATGTTATTTTAATGGCTGTAGGCACCAAAGCCAATCTTGCAGGCTTAGAAAAATTAAATTTAGCCCTCAACCGCAATAGCGTCCAAACTGATAATTTTTGTCAAACTTCAATTCCTGGAGTATATGCTATTGGTGATGTAAACGGCAAACACATGTTAGCTCACGTGGCAAGTCATGAAGGTATTGTAGCTGTGACTCACGCTTTAGAACAAAAAGCACATCCCATTAATTATGACCGTGTTCCTGCTTGTATTTATGGTTTTCCTGAAATTGCTTCTATTGGCATGACCGAACAACAAGCCAAAGAAAAACAAATGGATTATAAAGCTTCTAAAATATCTCTGGGAGCTGTTGGCAAATCTTTAGCTGATGGCGAAAAAGAAGGTTTTGCTAAATTAATTGTTTGCAAAAAACATTTAGAAATTTTAGGAATGCATATTTATGCTTACAATGCTACTGAATTAATTAGTGAAATGGCTGTAGGAATGGAACTTGAAGGAACTGCTTACGAACTATCTCAAGCAATTCATCCTCATCCTACCTTATCAGAACTTACTTTTGAAGCTCTTTTAGGAGCCGTTGACAAACCAATTCATGCATAA
- a CDS encoding dihydrolipoamide acetyltransferase family protein translates to MFEFKFADVGEGIHEGTITRWFFKVGDQVKEGDVLVKVETDKLDVELTSPVAGKILKRDLNEGEVICVGDTIVLIQEPGDTDADVKKFSSQNPNETAATEKNDTQQAQTSAQTSLPPQKVLATPLVKSLAKELGLDLSTIKGTGVNGKILKVDVQNATNPLQTQPQPQTPQPTTPFVQEQPTPTPTFATSSQETEVVKISRLRKAIAQKMVLSKGKIPETTLMDEVNITALVTLRKQAKDQAQSQGIKLTFMAFIMKAVAIALQEFPLFNASYDDVKEEVTYKKFINLGVAVDTKDGLIVPNIKDANKLTLLEMAQQLQQVAKATTERKVELNQLQNGTFTITNFGSIDITYGTPVINYPELAILGVGKITKKPVVENSQIVIADMLPLSLAIDHRIIDGADGGRFLKRVKELLNNTTLLLLS, encoded by the coding sequence ATGTTTGAATTTAAATTTGCTGATGTCGGCGAAGGCATTCATGAAGGTACAATTACAAGATGGTTTTTTAAAGTGGGCGACCAAGTAAAAGAAGGTGATGTTTTAGTTAAAGTTGAAACTGACAAATTAGACGTTGAACTAACTTCTCCTGTAGCAGGAAAAATCTTAAAAAGAGACCTTAATGAAGGTGAAGTTATTTGCGTAGGAGATACTATCGTTTTAATCCAAGAACCAGGTGACACTGATGCAGATGTTAAAAAGTTTTCTTCTCAAAACCCTAATGAAACTGCTGCTACAGAAAAAAACGACACCCAACAAGCACAAACATCCGCACAAACCTCTTTACCACCTCAAAAAGTACTTGCTACTCCATTAGTAAAAAGTCTAGCCAAAGAACTAGGACTTGACCTTTCAACCATTAAAGGAACAGGTGTAAATGGAAAAATCTTAAAAGTAGATGTACAAAACGCAACTAACCCTTTACAAACTCAACCACAACCACAAACACCACAACCAACAACCCCTTTTGTCCAAGAACAACCAACCCCCACCCCAACTTTTGCCACATCTAGCCAAGAAACAGAAGTAGTAAAAATTTCTCGCCTCAGAAAAGCCATCGCCCAAAAAATGGTTCTTTCCAAAGGCAAAATCCCAGAAACTACTCTAATGGACGAAGTAAACATTACTGCTTTAGTAACACTACGCAAACAAGCCAAAGATCAAGCACAATCCCAAGGAATCAAATTAACTTTTATGGCTTTTATCATGAAAGCAGTAGCGATTGCCTTACAAGAATTCCCATTATTTAACGCTAGTTATGATGACGTTAAAGAAGAAGTTACTTACAAAAAATTCATTAATTTAGGAGTAGCAGTTGATACCAAAGACGGTCTAATCGTTCCTAACATCAAAGATGCTAACAAATTAACTCTTTTAGAAATGGCACAACAACTACAACAAGTAGCCAAAGCCACTACCGAAAGAAAAGTAGAATTAAATCAGCTTCAAAACGGAACTTTTACTATCACTAATTTTGGTTCTATCGATATTACTTACGGCACTCCAGTTATCAATTACCCTGAATTAGCTATTTTAGGAGTAGGAAAAATCACCAAAAAACCTGTAGTTGAAAACAGTCAAATTGTAATTGCAGACATGCTTCCTCTTTCCTTAGCAATTGACCACCGTATTATTGATGGTGCTGATGGCGGTAGATTTTTAAAACGCGTTAAAGAATTGCTAAATAATACTACTTTATTGCTTTTATCCTAA
- a CDS encoding TatD family hydrolase, translated as MLIDTHAHLNLKTYKNKLDDVFQKAWNNDVKKMIVIGMDEKTNQKAYEIANKYKEVMVAFGIHPCSDFSQETPESIIKYLNHPQTVAIGEIGLDLHHRQDNLAVQKKFFQAQVKIAIQYNLPIIIHARKSFEEIYQLLLPYRNQVRGVFHCLVFSLEEAKKALELGFYIGIGGVVTYPHAQVAHEIAKTIPLDKILLETDCPYLTPYPFQNETNEPYHIKLIAQKIAQLRNISLQCVATQTSNNVAKLFLNKNSF; from the coding sequence ATGTTAATAGACACTCACGCTCATCTCAATCTTAAAACATATAAAAATAAATTAGATGATGTTTTTCAAAAAGCTTGGAATAATGACGTCAAAAAAATGATTGTTATAGGCATGGATGAAAAAACTAACCAAAAAGCATATGAAATCGCTAATAAATATAAAGAAGTAATGGTAGCTTTTGGGATTCATCCTTGTTCTGATTTTTCCCAAGAAACTCCCGAAAGCATCATCAAATACCTCAATCATCCGCAAACAGTTGCTATAGGAGAAATTGGCCTTGATCTTCATCACAGACAAGATAATTTAGCTGTCCAAAAAAAGTTTTTTCAAGCCCAAGTTAAAATTGCTATCCAATATAACTTACCTATTATTATTCATGCACGCAAATCTTTTGAAGAAATTTATCAACTTTTACTACCTTATCGCAATCAAGTTAGAGGAGTTTTTCATTGTTTAGTTTTTAGTTTAGAAGAAGCCAAAAAAGCTTTGGAACTAGGTTTTTACATTGGAATTGGAGGAGTTGTTACTTATCCTCATGCCCAAGTTGCCCACGAAATTGCAAAAACTATTCCCCTAGATAAAATTTTATTAGAAACTGATTGTCCTTATTTAACTCCTTATCCGTTTCAAAATGAAACCAATGAGCCTTATCATATCAAATTAATTGCCCAAAAAATTGCTCAATTAAGAAATATTTCTTTGCAATGTGTTGCTACTCAAACAAGCAATAATGTAGCTAAGTTGTTTTTAAATAAAAATTCTTTTTAA